Proteins from a genomic interval of Mycolicibacterium grossiae:
- a CDS encoding fasciclin domain-containing protein produces MSSTHRRAVTAAGLSAIAILGLSACSSEEASSTASSVSSSASSISSSVMSSSSAPSSSAAADPAANLVGNGCSAYAEQNPSGPASVTGMAQDPVAVAASNNPMLKTLTQALSGKLNPNVNLVETLNSNPGLTVFAPTDDAFAKIDPATIEKLKTDSDLLTSILTYHVVEGQASPAQVAGEHKTLQGANVNVTGSGADLKVNDAGLVCGGVKTANATVYLIDTVLMPPA; encoded by the coding sequence ATGAGTTCGACGCACCGCAGGGCCGTGACGGCAGCAGGACTGAGCGCGATCGCGATCCTCGGCCTCTCGGCCTGTTCGAGCGAGGAGGCGAGCAGCACCGCCAGCAGCGTCTCCAGCAGCGCCAGCAGCATCTCCTCCAGCGTGATGAGTTCCTCGTCGGCGCCGAGTTCCAGCGCCGCGGCCGACCCCGCCGCCAACCTCGTGGGCAACGGCTGCTCCGCCTACGCCGAGCAGAACCCGAGCGGCCCCGCCTCGGTCACCGGCATGGCCCAGGACCCGGTGGCCGTCGCCGCGTCGAACAACCCGATGCTCAAGACGCTCACCCAAGCGCTCTCGGGCAAGCTCAACCCGAACGTCAACCTCGTCGAGACGCTGAACTCCAACCCCGGTCTGACGGTGTTCGCGCCGACCGACGACGCGTTCGCGAAGATCGATCCGGCCACGATCGAGAAGCTGAAGACCGATTCGGACCTGCTGACCAGCATCCTGACCTACCACGTGGTCGAGGGCCAGGCCAGCCCCGCGCAGGTCGCCGGTGAGCACAAGACCCTGCAGGGCGCCAACGTCAACGTCACCGGCTCCGGCGCCGACCTCAAGGTCAACGACGCCGGCCTGGTCTGCGGTGGCGTGAAGACCGCCAACGCCACGGTGTACCTCATCGACACCGTGCTGATGCCGCCGGCCTGA
- the dxr gene encoding 1-deoxy-D-xylulose-5-phosphate reductoisomerase, which produces MTSDRLRVLILGSTGSIGTQALEVIAANPDRFEVVGLAAGGGNADLLARQRAETGVSAVAVADPEAAARIGDVPFAGPDAATRLVEETGADVVLNALVGALGLRPTLAALATGARLALANKESLVAGGPLVLDAAAPGQIVPVDSEHSALAQCLRGGSADEVAKLVLTASGGPFRGWTADALESVTPEQAGAHPTWSMGPMNTLNSASLVNKGLELIETHLLFGVPYDRIDVVVHPQSIVHSMVTFTDGSTLAQASPPDMRLPIALALGWPARVPGAAPACDFTTASTWTFEPLDDEVFPAVALARHAGVTGGCMTAVYNAANEEAAEAFLAGRIGFPAIVRIVGDVLHAAGQWAARPATVEDVLDAQDWARATARTFFGAHRRAQEEVVGTR; this is translated from the coding sequence GTGACCTCCGACCGGCTCCGCGTCCTGATCCTGGGCAGCACCGGTTCCATCGGCACCCAGGCACTCGAGGTGATCGCCGCCAACCCGGACCGCTTCGAGGTCGTCGGCCTCGCCGCCGGCGGTGGCAACGCCGACCTGCTGGCCCGGCAGCGGGCCGAGACCGGTGTCTCCGCCGTCGCCGTCGCCGACCCGGAGGCGGCCGCGCGCATCGGCGACGTCCCCTTCGCCGGCCCCGACGCGGCGACCCGGCTCGTCGAGGAGACCGGTGCCGACGTCGTGCTGAACGCCCTCGTCGGTGCGCTGGGCCTGCGGCCCACGCTGGCGGCGCTGGCCACGGGCGCCCGGCTGGCGCTGGCGAACAAGGAGTCGCTCGTCGCGGGCGGCCCGCTGGTGCTCGACGCCGCGGCGCCCGGCCAGATCGTCCCCGTCGACTCCGAGCACTCGGCGCTGGCGCAGTGCCTGCGCGGCGGCAGCGCCGACGAAGTGGCGAAGCTCGTCCTGACCGCGTCGGGCGGACCGTTCCGCGGATGGACGGCCGACGCGCTGGAGTCCGTCACCCCCGAGCAGGCCGGTGCCCACCCGACGTGGTCGATGGGCCCGATGAACACGCTGAACTCGGCGTCGCTGGTCAACAAGGGGCTCGAGCTGATCGAGACGCACCTGCTGTTCGGCGTTCCGTACGACCGCATCGACGTCGTCGTGCACCCGCAGTCGATCGTGCACTCGATGGTGACGTTCACCGACGGGTCGACGCTGGCGCAGGCCAGCCCGCCCGACATGAGACTGCCGATCGCCCTGGCGCTCGGCTGGCCGGCCCGGGTACCGGGTGCCGCGCCCGCCTGCGACTTCACCACCGCGTCCACCTGGACCTTCGAGCCGCTCGACGACGAGGTGTTCCCCGCCGTCGCCCTGGCCCGGCACGCCGGCGTGACCGGCGGCTGCATGACCGCGGTCTACAACGCCGCGAACGAGGAGGCCGCCGAGGCGTTCCTCGCCGGCCGGATCGGCTTCCCGGCCATCGTGCGCATCGTCGGTGACGTGCTGCACGCCGCAGGCCAGTGGGCGGCCCGACCAGCTACCGTGGAAGACGTACTCGACGCGCAGGACTGGGCACGGGCGACGGCCCGGACGTTCTTCGGGGCCCACCGGCGCGCGCAGGAGGAGGTCGTAGGAACCCGATGA
- a CDS encoding M50 family metallopeptidase, giving the protein MMFATGIVLFALAILVSVALHECGHMWVARATGMKVRRYFVGFGPTVWSTMRPNRLGQTEYGVKAIPLGGFCDIAGMTAVEELTPDERPYAMFRQKVWKRVAVLFAGPGMNFVIGLALIYGIAIAWGLPNLHQPTNAMVGETACVASQVSKDQMGECTGPGPASLAGIRTGDVVTKVGDTSVGTFDELVAAVRKLDGPTAFTVQRAENGQTREFTTTVDVTPTQRFTSTDASAPTRVGAVGIAPATFGPTQYNPLSAVPATFAFTGDLAVELGKSLAKIPSKVGALVDAIGGGERDKETPISVVGASIIGGDTVEAGLWVMFWFFLAQLNFVLGAVNLLPLLPFDGGHIAIATYEKIRDMIRRARGMVAAGPVNYLKLMPATYVVLVVVGGYMLLTVTADLVNPIRLFQ; this is encoded by the coding sequence ATGATGTTCGCAACGGGCATCGTGCTGTTCGCCCTGGCCATCCTCGTCTCGGTGGCCCTGCACGAATGCGGCCACATGTGGGTCGCGCGCGCCACCGGCATGAAAGTGCGACGCTACTTCGTCGGTTTCGGCCCGACCGTGTGGTCGACCATGCGGCCCAACCGGCTCGGGCAGACCGAGTACGGCGTCAAGGCCATCCCGCTCGGCGGCTTCTGCGACATCGCCGGCATGACCGCCGTCGAGGAACTCACCCCGGACGAGCGGCCCTACGCGATGTTCCGGCAGAAGGTGTGGAAGCGCGTCGCGGTGCTGTTCGCCGGCCCCGGCATGAACTTCGTCATCGGCCTCGCGCTGATCTACGGCATCGCCATCGCCTGGGGACTGCCGAACCTGCACCAGCCCACCAACGCCATGGTCGGTGAAACCGCCTGCGTCGCTTCGCAGGTCAGCAAGGACCAGATGGGGGAGTGCACCGGACCCGGCCCCGCGTCGCTGGCGGGCATCCGCACCGGCGACGTCGTGACCAAGGTCGGCGACACGTCGGTCGGCACCTTCGACGAACTGGTCGCCGCGGTGCGCAAGCTCGACGGCCCCACGGCGTTCACCGTGCAGCGCGCGGAGAACGGCCAGACCCGCGAGTTCACCACCACCGTGGACGTCACGCCCACCCAGCGCTTCACGTCGACGGATGCGTCGGCTCCCACCAGGGTCGGGGCCGTCGGCATCGCACCGGCGACGTTCGGGCCGACGCAGTACAACCCGCTCTCGGCGGTGCCCGCGACGTTCGCATTCACCGGCGACCTGGCGGTGGAGCTGGGCAAGTCGCTGGCGAAGATCCCCAGCAAGGTGGGTGCGCTGGTCGACGCCATCGGCGGCGGCGAGCGCGACAAGGAGACGCCGATCAGCGTCGTCGGCGCCAGCATCATCGGCGGCGACACCGTCGAGGCCGGCCTGTGGGTGATGTTCTGGTTCTTCCTCGCCCAGCTGAACTTCGTGCTGGGTGCGGTGAACCTGCTGCCGCTGCTGCCGTTCGACGGCGGGCACATCGCGATCGCGACCTACGAGAAGATCCGCGACATGATCCGCCGGGCCCGCGGCATGGTGGCCGCCGGGCCGGTGAACTACCTGAAGTTGATGCCCGCCACCTACGTCGTGCTCGTCGTCGTGGGCGGCTACATGCTGTTGACGGTCACCGCCGACCTCGTCAACCCCATCCGGCTCTTCCAGTAG
- the ispG gene encoding flavodoxin-dependent (E)-4-hydroxy-3-methylbut-2-enyl-diphosphate synthase: MTSIGLGMPAPPPPVLAPRRATRQLMVGDVGVGSEHPIAVQSMCTTKTHDINATLQQIAELTASGCDIVRVACPRQEDADALPAIAAKSQIPVIADIHFQPKYIFAAIDAGCAAVRVNPGNIKEFDGRVKEVAKAAGAAGIPIRIGVNAGSLDKRFMDKYGKATPEALVESALWEASLFEEHGFGDIKISVKHNDPVIMVAAYELLASKCDYPLHLGVTEAGPAFQGTIKSAVAFGALLSKGIGDTIRVSLSAPPAEEVKVGNQILESLNLRPRGLEIVSCPSCGRAQVDVYRLANEVTAGLEGMEVPLRVAVMGCVVNGPGEAREADLGVASGNGKGQIFVKGEVIKTVPEALIVETLIEEAMRIAAESEDDGASASGPPVVTVS; encoded by the coding sequence ATGACCTCCATCGGCCTGGGCATGCCGGCGCCTCCGCCGCCCGTCCTGGCGCCGCGCCGCGCGACCCGCCAGTTGATGGTCGGCGACGTCGGCGTCGGCAGCGAGCACCCCATCGCGGTGCAGTCGATGTGCACCACCAAGACCCACGACATCAACGCGACGCTGCAGCAGATCGCCGAACTCACCGCGTCGGGCTGCGACATCGTGCGCGTGGCCTGCCCACGGCAGGAGGACGCCGACGCGCTGCCGGCGATCGCCGCCAAGTCGCAGATCCCGGTGATCGCCGACATCCACTTCCAGCCCAAGTACATCTTCGCCGCGATCGACGCGGGTTGCGCCGCGGTGCGCGTCAACCCCGGCAACATCAAGGAGTTCGACGGCCGGGTCAAGGAGGTCGCCAAGGCGGCCGGAGCCGCGGGGATCCCGATCCGCATCGGCGTCAACGCCGGCTCGCTGGACAAGCGGTTCATGGACAAGTACGGCAAGGCGACGCCCGAGGCGCTCGTCGAGTCGGCGCTGTGGGAGGCGTCGCTGTTCGAGGAGCACGGCTTCGGCGACATCAAGATCAGCGTCAAGCACAACGACCCCGTCATCATGGTCGCGGCCTACGAGCTGCTCGCGTCCAAGTGCGACTACCCGCTGCACCTCGGCGTGACCGAGGCGGGGCCGGCGTTCCAGGGCACCATCAAGTCGGCCGTCGCGTTCGGCGCCCTGCTGAGCAAGGGCATCGGCGACACCATCCGCGTTTCGCTGTCCGCGCCGCCGGCCGAGGAGGTCAAGGTGGGCAACCAGATCCTCGAGTCGCTGAACCTGCGGCCGCGCGGTCTGGAGATCGTGTCGTGCCCGTCCTGCGGGCGCGCCCAGGTCGACGTCTACCGGCTCGCCAACGAGGTGACCGCCGGGCTCGAGGGCATGGAGGTGCCGCTGCGCGTGGCCGTCATGGGCTGCGTCGTCAACGGACCCGGCGAGGCCCGCGAGGCCGACCTCGGGGTGGCCTCCGGCAACGGCAAGGGCCAGATCTTCGTCAAGGGCGAGGTCATCAAGACCGTGCCCGAGGCGCTGATCGTCGAGACGCTGATCGAGGAGGCCATGCGGATCGCCGCCGAGAGCGAGGACGACGGGGCGTCTGCCAGCGGTCCTCCCGTGGTGACCGTAAGCTGA
- a CDS encoding GNAT family N-acetyltransferase codes for MSAPPLFRLADDRRVTVVRDAAAVHRVLDADPVGTCMVASRVVDHGVDPTAIGGELWTRREPGESLCFAGANLIPLRGRVSDVHAFADKAMSAPRRCSSLVGHAELVLPMWSRLERAWGPARDVREDQPLMALDREPQCAVDRAVRPVRMDELDAYLVAAIDMFIGEVGIDPRLGDGGRGYRRRVAGLIAAGRAWARFERGEVVFKAEVGSQSPAVGQIQGVWVHPDRRGQGLGAGGTAALAGAVVGSGRIASLYVNAFNSVARATYDRIGFTQVGTFATVLLD; via the coding sequence ATGTCGGCTCCTCCGCTGTTTCGTCTCGCCGACGATCGACGCGTGACGGTGGTCCGCGACGCCGCGGCCGTGCACCGGGTGCTCGACGCGGACCCGGTCGGTACGTGCATGGTGGCGTCCCGGGTGGTCGATCACGGCGTGGACCCGACGGCGATCGGCGGCGAGCTGTGGACCCGCCGCGAACCCGGTGAGTCGCTGTGCTTCGCCGGGGCGAATCTCATTCCGCTACGCGGCCGGGTGTCCGACGTGCACGCGTTCGCCGACAAGGCGATGAGTGCGCCGCGCCGCTGCTCGTCGCTCGTCGGGCACGCCGAGTTGGTGCTGCCGATGTGGTCGCGGCTGGAACGGGCCTGGGGCCCCGCGCGCGACGTTCGCGAGGACCAGCCGCTGATGGCGCTCGACCGCGAACCGCAGTGCGCCGTCGACCGGGCGGTGCGGCCGGTGCGGATGGACGAACTCGACGCCTACCTGGTGGCCGCCATCGACATGTTCATCGGCGAGGTCGGCATCGATCCGCGGCTCGGCGACGGCGGCCGCGGTTACCGCCGCCGGGTGGCCGGACTGATCGCGGCCGGACGGGCGTGGGCGCGCTTCGAGCGCGGCGAGGTGGTGTTCAAGGCCGAGGTGGGCTCGCAATCGCCGGCCGTGGGACAGATCCAGGGCGTGTGGGTGCATCCGGACCGGCGCGGCCAGGGCCTCGGCGCCGGCGGAACTGCGGCGCTCGCCGGCGCGGTGGTCGGCAGCGGGCGCATCGCCAGCCTCTACGTCAACGCGTTCAACAGCGTTGCGCGGGCGACCTACGACCGGATCGGCTTCACCCAGGTCGGCACCTTCGCGACCGTCTTGCTGGACTGA